TCGACATTACTCATAATATCACTGTTACTCTGAATTCAAAGTACTTAAgagttttcaatgtttttttttcttctggctATGACAAACTTAAGAAGccgtatttatttttttgagcaaCAGACATAATAGGACATAAGTTCGCATAGTCTTtttgacacaaacaaaaagTAGTAATCCAGGAGTTTTAGTCTCTCACTGAATAATTACTGTTGATGATAAGTATAATGTAGTAATAGATAAACTCCACAAGCCATCACCAAAATATACGTAACAAATATGAGCTCTTCAATTTCGATACGTAATAACTTTTCCTGCACGCCCATAccaataataaaactaaaatacaatCATCAGTTCATTAAGAGTATAGATAAAGTTctgattaatttaaaaacatgatTAAATAGGCCATCTCATACTCGTCAACTGCAAATGTTCAAAGGCCAAAGGCCAAAACCAATCTGTGTTAGCATAGCATCATGAACAACCAATCTTGGAGGAAactcattttttgttgttttctcaaaGAGATTGGTTGCTCATGATGTTATAACATCTACTAAATTTTTTTGGCcgacaaaaaatcaaattacaaCAGAAAGTGAAATAGGTTACTGGAGAGTGAATCCGAACGCCGGAGCCCAATAGTCCGCGCCATTGTCGCTACCAACTTGGAGTGTGCATGAGATTGGGACAAGACAAAGTCCTCTACTTCTCAAATCTTTCATTGGTTCTTCGTTaggatttgacttttgattgTCCGTCGATGATGATGAAACTCCTCTTTTCATGCGATACTCATTTACAAGCTGATCACCAAATCAAAAAAGATTTCTTCAgcatatatatttggaaaaaaaatatttaaactatagTATAGTGTGAGTGTTGGTGATAAAACGGGTCGGCGCGCTCCACAACAATCCAAAATTGTGTATATAAGGCGGCTCAGCCCACACTACGCATAAGTAACACATATGGACAAAATGGTGATATTATTGGTTGCAAAAGTTGATTTAGATCGATCATTTGCCAAAAGATACTTTGATGAAGAAAAgtaaatattctaaataatttaagtgGCTTTTTTGGGTATAATGAAAGGTAAATAGAGGACTGAAAAAGAAAGTTTGGTAAtgtcatctttttatttttattgaccATACTTTAGTCATTTCACTTTTAAGAGAACAAACAATACTATAGAGAAAAAGAAGGgtgatttttttggaataaagctgtcaactttttttttttaaattaagattTGTGTTTAATTGATCCAATGAAAAGTAAAGTGcataaaactagaaaataacataaatatgtATGCGTACCTGACCAGGGTCCTCAGGAAATATACCATTCAAATTTCCTTGAGCCTATACACATAATTAGGAATCAAATATAATTAGCAGTCAGATACATTTTAAAACCCCCATTATATGATGTGTAGAAACACATGCATGTAAGTGTATTATACATGTAACTAAGGCGGTTAATTTAATACTTACATGTTGGTGCATCATATTATTCCTCGAGGGAGTAGTCCCAGCAAAGTATGGTAGACTTAGAGCCTGAAcattttgaaaacaaacaaaatattgagaaaGCAGTTGTGCCAATTACTAATCTCACAATTACTTATATTATTCTgttctaataattatttttaaaaaatttgaatatagaAGGAAAACACAAAGAACTCCAGATAATCCATACTTGGGTTTCACACacgaattatttttgttttagttgtgaGGGAAGATTCGAAAGAAATATTTGTcttgaaataaatgaaataagaaGCATGGTAGTTTGGAAAAGACAAGTCACCTCAACTTGACTGTGGAGGAATCTAATGTATCCAATAGCCTCCGACAAGACAGAAGCTGTGTCAGTCTGAAATAAAAGGGATCAATCAGCCAAACAGTgacaatttaaattttgatctaGAAATTAGAATTAGTAAAAGGAGATTAATAAGTATACCTTGCCAAAGGGAGATACTAGCTGGTGAAGAGATGCGATTCTGCCTCCAAGTTTCTCCTTTCTTACCTTTGATAAGTGATAAACCAAGAGATCATAAAACATACtacaaaaaattgatataagattcaaacaaaaaaaacaaaaaagaatgataactgatcaaaataatatatatatatatatatatatatatatgttgttacaACAATACGAATATTAATCTAGACAGGACAAAATaaacagagcaagaagaagaaaacataattaacttcgataatttatatataaaaaattgttagataATGAAAGCTGAGCTAAAACTGAATCAAACTGAAAAACAGATTTAGTTTctatatttcataaataaaataaaaactaacaaaaaggATTGCGTAACTACCGTTGAAATCataggaaagaaagagaaaaagaataatgggatcaagaagaagaagacacacgAGAAAGACAAAAATGTAACAATCACACACACATGCAGCTTATTCTGTGCccattctcttttgtttgtttcttattcTCCTTTGTGTTTGtgcatttgttttgttatttaaaatgtCAGCAAGAGGCAGAAACAAAGACATATAGGGGTTTTAGTTAGTTACCTTGAGAGTTGATTGTGATGAAGGAACCTGAAGCTTTGGTTTCTTATTTGCAATAGAAGACCCAATTATCTCTGAGCTGTTACTCTTCATGAACAcaaattgacaaagaaaaaaaaaagaaaaaaaaatgttcattgATAAGAAAATATGGAGactttgattaaaaatatttggtaAAGAATATATCTTCATCTGAATAGTTAACTATTTCGACCAACCTCGGACAAGTTAAGACCATTGTGACGAATgttattgttgttcttgttgtctTCATTGGTGTTGTGAATTGTAACACATGACTTGTTTGGAGGTGAGTTCGGTAAGGACATTATTCCATAACCATTATTATTGTTACTCTCTTGTTTCATGGAAACTTGGTGCCTCAAAACTTGTTCTTCCCAAttctgtatcttcttctcttggtAACTATGCTGTTCATTTTGATGATGACGGTTCATCATCTCCATTTTATCTTCCTCTCCCATCATCAGTCCACCCCTTCATTTAAAGACAGAATATTCATATTAGATCCTGTTTGTGTATATGCAATAAtataagtatattatatatacatgaaaaaaacaaaggagaaacTTCATAAGATCGAATTAGATTACAAAACAAATCCAAGAACTCAAAACCATGTACTTAGAAACACCtaaggagagagagatagagagagaaagggagttACATGAGGAGTTGACTAAGGCTCCATGGCTGGTCAAGAGGCAGATCACTCATTTCAAGCCAAGAAGAGAAGTTAGGGTTACTATTAGGAGgcaaagaaggtgaagaagaagatgaagaggaagtcggagaagaaaaataattcgGCAAGAGACTTGGAAGATAAGCGGTTGTAGGTGGTGGCTGGTGAGTACTCATCAACGGCGGTGGTGGCCTCAAGCCGCCGCTGACGTTATTCCACCAATTAGGGTTTCCAGCTGCCGTGAGGTGTTGTACCGGCGAACTCTCCAACACTCCTCTATTCATCGCCTCTCTTTGTTTCTAGTAAAAGAATTTGGAAAGATTTTTAGATTAGTTGCTTCTCTATGCTTTTAGTTTGGCTCTAGTTTTTggagaaaaggaaagaagaagagagacaaacaAATTGAGCAATAGATAGATGTCAATGATGTATTTAACACTACCATTTTGTCTATCTCGCTCTctctctactttattttttattttttttattttttttattttttgtatttggaTGTTCAATTgttcataatttcatattcgATATAACGATTAACTAATTCTGGATGAAGGGACGAATAATCATAATaccatttaaaaataataataataactcagTGTTTAATTAAGTTTATGTAAAACCATGTATATaaattatcagatttttttttactaatttaagaaagaaaatatattaaaattcattttttgtattttaaacaaaagaaaaaaacatttttgaatacTTCATCTTTTCATGCTTTAGCTTTATCGTAAAGTAGGGAAGCAAAAGGTGCTTTTGTTATTTCATCGAATTATGAGCTAAGAATCAAGAATGCTAAAAATcttaaatacaaaaagaaaaagatggttaTTCGATTGGTTTTATATACTGTGTATAATATATtccaatatacatatatttttgacattttccgCATATTATAAGTGTCTTGCATCTAGACAATATTTTGTACGcccaatatattttaattgattcATTTGGTGTCACTTAATTACTGAAGTGaattctaaatccatatggaattataaattctaaaaatcaaaacacatgagttttgaaataatttgttttatccttaaatttgaatccttctattttactctttcaaatccattcaaatccattaaaaatataatgtggattatgaaatccaaaaacaaatcattaaatgaataacatgagattgtaacaagtatttgtaaatcatagaaccaataacacataattttgataagtattttaaaatcaatgattgaataacacatgatttttttttggatttccaaatctattaaaatcataaaactaatAACCCTTGCTAAGTAGGTTTTTATACGGTAAGTTCCTTTAGTTTAAATTTGGTAAGCTTTTTGTCCtgattttattcatatataatctCTGTAACAAATTCAAACCAATGATGTAGATAACTAAGTACGAAATAAAAGTTTTCTTTGTTGGTGTGACTTATAAATGGATCGACGTGTGTTGCGTAGGGTTTTATATGTACGCATCCATCCACTAAAAAGGTACAAAGCTAATTGCGTTAAAATGAGTCAAAAGTTCATCTGAGTCTTCATTATATTACATCGGATCATCAAGTTGTAATTGTTCATATAAGCTTTTTAGAAACATCTTACTTCTTTatattcttaccaaaaaaaaagtaactaaaatAATGTATGTGGCTCTGTCTTGATATCATTAATATCATTGGGGAAAACAAAACATTCCCTTTTACCAAATAATCACCAGATCATATTATAGTATGTGATTTAAACTGGTATAAGATCATAGAGTAcctaagaccatctccattgtatatctctattttttctttagaaTAGAGTAACTTTAAAATAGAGCATTATTTTcctccaatgtattactctattttagagttgaaaatagaggtagtgtaaaaaaatagaggtagtataaacaaataaaagggagaatagagttactctatatatagagcaatcctatcattttctctattttagagtaaaatatagaataggattggagcaaatgttgctgtataataaagttttgactctaaaatagagtggggttggagatgccctaactATGTATGTACTGGTATAACTGTCTACTTGATTGTGTCATATAtacatgagaaaacaaaaatcgacctagctaaaaaaatatgttaaggTAACAATTTTTCATGTGTATTAAAGTAGAGTTTGgtgaccaaaaataaataaaaatgaaagcaGAGTTCCATTTCAAAGAAAATTGTTTCAATATAATCCCCATATATAAGATAAGttgcttttttttggttacaaaagaTAAGTTGCTTAAGATATGATTTGTATCTTTGCTTCTAGTTGAGTATTCTTAATGGCTACTTCTTTGAACTTCATGAaacataaacaagttttttttttgtatatatataataaagcttATCCATAATCAACTCTTTTCATCTCAaagtatactatatatatatatatatattttgtatatatactcttttcaCATGgactatagttttgtttttgctattttAAATCACATATATGTAAATCACATATAATTTAAGCGTACGGTATGGGATAGAGTaggaaaaaataacaatattaaaGGTacctatattaatattatgaaCCTCTAGTTTTTAATGgaggaaatattttttaataaaaaacatagggtgaacgaaaaaaaaaagtaggaaatgtacttagaattttttttttcccactcACGCAGAATATGATTAAAGCATGATTTCATGGTGACGCATTCAATCACAACTTGAAGGCGAAACGGTGAATTCGTTTtcgtttacaaacaaaattaaaatatactaagATTATACcgtaatttagtttttttttttttttttccattttacaCCAAAAACCTACATTTTTCGAAGGAGTCAATTACTAAGGTTTGGAGATCCCTCTGTCTCTCGAAAGGACTACAATTTCCAAGAAATTCTACATCGACTATTAAAAAAAGAGGTCTTTAGCAACACAGTACTACTATTATactgattaaaagaaaaaaaaatccaaaataatgattttaaacGATACTACCAAGCAAAACAAAGCTTAAATTGATCAATATGTtgaattatatacatataatgatATCTCTTAGCATAATTAAGATGAGACAAAACAACTAGAAGAGTTCAGGCGATGCTGGATCGTCGCTATTAAACACAAATGTGGTAATTAGacttcttgaaaaaaaaaaaaaaccagatgTCGGTAGCCATTTTCAAACATAAATGGTAGATAAATGTTTTgaggaaaaagggaaaaagttaaaaccctacgctatttttactaataatatattGACATCGTCTTTCTCACAAAATAGTTTGCTTTGGAATGTAAAAATCAATGCCAAattagtaataattaaaaaaaaagaggtagaGAATTAACCTCGTGAGATGAAACAATGCTAGTAGTATATAGTAGTACTACTATTATTTATGAGAAaaaaggttttaacttttaaggcCAAGGGGAATGATGAAGAATGAAGCATGCTTTGTCCGTACAGTCCAAAATCTTTGTCGGAGACAATGTGTCGTTTCTTCTCAAATTATATTCTCTTCTTAATGTTATGTTTCATcgatcttattttctttatgataactaaatattatacatactagattagattaggacccgtgctagagcacgggttgaaattccttttatttatattataattttagaataaaatacgattatgaaaatcaagattaatgctagattaggaccttaaaaactttaaaaatcaatcatataaattatattttattctaaaattataatataaataaaaggaatttcaatccgtgctctagcacggtcctaatctagcattaattttaattttaatttctgaatacgATTCCGAAGATCACGATTAATCTTGCTAAATTAGCGAGATTTGACTACTTTTTATGATTgggagtatatttttatcctttaataattattttattgatgtggtttatcaataaaatatgtggaaaataaatagttaatattgtgattctagatatttggaaccatatacGTGATCTTCCgaaataaagtttggaatatccatgaactatcaatttggaataatccgtttaagattttctgttacaattaagattttatttgttacaattaatatatagattaa
The Camelina sativa cultivar DH55 chromosome 15, Cs, whole genome shotgun sequence DNA segment above includes these coding regions:
- the LOC104747928 gene encoding transcription factor bHLH133, whose amino-acid sequence is MNRGVLESSPVQHLTAAGNPNWWNNVSGGLRPPPPLMSTHQPPPTTAYLPSLLPNYFSSPTSSSSSSSPSLPPNSNPNFSSWLEMSDLPLDQPWSLSQLLMGGLMMGEEDKMEMMNRHHQNEQHSYQEKKIQNWEEQVLRHQVSMKQESNNNNGYGIMSLPNSPPNKSCVTIHNTNEDNKNNNNIRHNGLNLSESNSSEIIGSSIANKKPKLQVPSSQSTLKVRKEKLGGRIASLHQLVSPFGKTDTASVLSEAIGYIRFLHSQVEALSLPYFAGTTPSRNNMMHQHAQGNLNGIFPEDPGQLVNEYRMKRGVSSSSTDNQKSNPNEEPMKDLRSRGLCLVPISCTLQVGSDNGADYWAPAFGFTLQ